A window of Microbacterium luteolum contains these coding sequences:
- a CDS encoding SDR family NAD(P)-dependent oxidoreductase: MTPDGAARRRTIVITGASDGIGAAAARQLAASDDRLLLVGRSPEKTAAIARETGAEHLTADFARLDDVRALAEQIADLVGDDGIDVLANNAGGIFGDQTPTVDGFEKTIQVNHLSPFLLTNLLLPQLRKADAAVINTSSVGHRLFGHIDVDDLDNRKKYSANKAYGDAKLANVLFTKSLHTKFHPGGLSAVAFHPGVVRTNFAAESSSVMRLIYRTPLKHVLAISTDKGGETLRWFIEGTPDETWFSGAYYDERTLSTRVNPQVDDADLAEALWQNSAQLVGIDA, from the coding sequence ATGACACCCGACGGCGCTGCGCGCCGCCGGACGATCGTCATCACCGGGGCATCCGACGGGATCGGAGCCGCTGCCGCGCGACAGCTCGCGGCATCCGATGATCGCCTGCTGCTCGTCGGCCGATCGCCGGAGAAGACCGCGGCGATCGCGCGGGAGACGGGCGCCGAGCACCTCACCGCCGACTTCGCCCGTCTCGACGACGTCCGCGCGCTCGCGGAGCAGATCGCGGACCTGGTCGGCGACGACGGCATCGACGTGCTGGCGAACAACGCTGGCGGGATCTTCGGCGATCAGACGCCGACCGTCGACGGCTTCGAGAAGACCATCCAGGTGAATCATCTGTCGCCGTTCCTGCTGACGAACCTGCTGCTGCCGCAGCTGAGGAAGGCGGATGCCGCCGTCATCAACACCTCGAGCGTCGGCCATCGCCTGTTCGGACACATCGACGTCGACGACCTCGACAACCGGAAGAAGTACAGCGCCAACAAGGCCTACGGCGACGCGAAGCTCGCCAACGTCCTGTTCACGAAGAGCCTGCACACGAAGTTCCACCCCGGCGGCCTGAGCGCGGTGGCCTTCCACCCCGGCGTCGTGCGCACGAACTTCGCGGCCGAGTCGTCGAGCGTGATGCGGCTGATCTACCGCACACCTCTGAAGCACGTCCTGGCGATCAGCACCGACAAGGGCGGCGAGACGCTGCGCTGGTTCATCGAGGGCACCCCCGATGAGACCTGGTTCTCCGGCGCGTACTACGACGAGCGCACCCTGAGCACCCGCGTCAATCCGCAGGTCGACGACGCCGATCTCGCCGAGGCGCTCTGGCAGAACAGCGCGCAGCTCGTGGGTATCGACGCCTGA